A stretch of Blautia liquoris DNA encodes these proteins:
- a CDS encoding 4'-phosphopantetheinyl transferase family protein, with the protein MKIYKRIHYSIVGRIKAADLSKEFQEMITIDTKVFKVQDKKTKHQTEHQAARTLLERMLRETYGIETWSLAKDERGKPYLVSHPDIYISISHSHGLAACAVGDRPLGVDIERIRSFKENIWHKVLSTKEQETFASAKVSAKERQELFYRFWTLKESYVKAEGCGFRIPPQDITFLLNWDGDILSGPEGYQFQVEKVRDNYMIASCQKL; encoded by the coding sequence TTGAAAATATATAAACGTATTCATTACTCAATTGTGGGCAGAATAAAAGCAGCTGATTTATCAAAGGAATTTCAAGAGATGATAACAATTGACACAAAAGTGTTTAAGGTGCAAGATAAAAAAACCAAACACCAGACAGAACACCAGGCGGCGCGAACACTGCTTGAGAGGATGCTGAGAGAAACATATGGTATCGAAACCTGGAGTCTTGCAAAGGATGAGAGGGGGAAACCATATCTTGTTTCTCATCCGGATATTTATATTAGTATCAGTCATAGTCATGGCCTCGCAGCCTGTGCCGTCGGAGATCGCCCGTTAGGTGTTGATATAGAACGAATCCGTTCTTTCAAAGAGAATATCTGGCATAAAGTCTTAAGTACGAAAGAACAGGAAACTTTTGCGAGCGCAAAGGTTTCTGCAAAAGAGCGGCAGGAATTATTCTACAGGTTCTGGACGCTAAAAGAGAGTTATGTGAAGGCAGAAGGATGTGGATTTCGTATCCCGCCGCAGGATATCACATTTCTTTTGAATTGGGACGGAGACATTCTTTCTGGCCCGGAAGGATATCAGTTTCAGGTAGAAAAGGTAAGAGATAACTATATGATTGCCTCATGTCAGAAATTGTAA
- a CDS encoding serine hydrolase domain-containing protein — MARVQLAVAEMMLNMIQGKTDGISRVDFHPQKGEYPKEVKYEQPFMRAAPESQGISSARLSGLLRELGENKKVDLHHLMILRHGKMICECHVAPYRGDIWHIAHSMCKSITGMAVGLLIGEGKLSLDENIYKIFEERMKPRKKVFRGVVTVENLLTMTSGVQFNESGIVSGNDWLGGFLNAPVSEKPGTVFQYNSMNSYVLSAIVTERTGLTLTEYLTPRLFAPLGIKNYLWETCPMGITKGGWGLFLCPEDMAKLGQLYLQKGNWNGIQLIPKEWVLQSVSKHVESSEGTYGYGYQIWLESRPGSFEFNGMLGQNVIVYPDMDMVLVTCAGSNELFQNCILLDIIRKYFPNDYHPDERFLDARMPGDGSGWYFLNREVRRLNARESEGAGMRLRRGGWRQSYRYRHKYLDTSEFLNRIDGHCYSMDPQSIGILPLIMQVMHNNLTEGMRKVAFRYDLGVFWFLFLEGDNWYQIKAGFQKAEETWIRIHEESYLVGTKAELTYNEDQTLVLKLDIAFLEEAVRRRIKIFFRKEEIEMRFFETPGKDLIMEGLSSVMNEMNNNLMFGRLKGKKSEELIRVLLERTIEPQAKGIFERIM; from the coding sequence ATGGCCAGAGTACAACTTGCAGTAGCTGAGATGATGTTGAACATGATTCAGGGAAAAACTGACGGTATCAGCCGAGTTGATTTTCATCCACAGAAAGGTGAATATCCGAAAGAAGTAAAGTATGAGCAGCCATTTATGCGTGCTGCCCCCGAAAGCCAGGGAATCTCTTCAGCACGGTTATCCGGATTGCTCCGTGAGCTAGGCGAGAACAAAAAGGTTGATCTTCATCATCTGATGATTCTTCGTCACGGAAAAATGATCTGTGAATGCCATGTGGCTCCTTATCGGGGAGATATCTGGCATATCGCTCATTCCATGTGTAAAAGTATCACTGGTATGGCAGTCGGCCTTTTAATCGGCGAGGGAAAACTCTCATTGGACGAAAATATCTATAAGATATTTGAGGAGAGAATGAAACCTCGAAAGAAGGTTTTTCGTGGAGTGGTCACAGTGGAAAACCTCCTCACTATGACGAGCGGAGTACAGTTCAACGAATCAGGGATTGTCTCCGGGAATGATTGGCTCGGAGGATTTTTGAATGCCCCTGTCTCTGAAAAACCGGGAACTGTGTTTCAATATAACAGCATGAACAGCTATGTGTTGTCTGCGATAGTGACTGAGCGCACAGGGCTTACACTGACAGAGTATCTTACACCACGGCTCTTTGCCCCGTTAGGTATAAAAAACTATCTGTGGGAGACATGCCCGATGGGGATCACCAAAGGTGGATGGGGACTTTTCCTTTGCCCTGAGGATATGGCAAAACTGGGCCAGTTATATCTTCAAAAGGGGAACTGGAACGGTATACAGCTGATTCCAAAGGAGTGGGTTTTACAGTCTGTCAGCAAGCATGTGGAAAGTTCAGAGGGAACTTATGGCTATGGTTATCAGATCTGGCTGGAAAGCAGACCGGGAAGTTTTGAATTCAATGGAATGCTGGGACAGAATGTGATTGTCTACCCGGATATGGATATGGTTTTGGTTACCTGTGCAGGGAGCAATGAATTATTTCAGAACTGTATTCTGCTCGACATCATAAGAAAATATTTTCCAAATGACTATCATCCGGATGAACGCTTTCTGGATGCGCGTATGCCTGGAGATGGCAGCGGATGGTACTTTTTAAACCGCGAGGTTCGAAGATTAAATGCCCGGGAAAGTGAGGGTGCCGGTATGCGACTCAGACGGGGAGGATGGCGGCAAAGCTATCGGTACAGACATAAATATTTGGACACATCTGAATTTCTAAACAGGATCGATGGACACTGTTACTCGATGGATCCGCAGTCGATCGGCATTCTCCCTCTTATTATGCAGGTAATGCATAATAATCTGACAGAAGGAATGAGAAAGGTTGCATTTCGATATGATTTGGGTGTGTTCTGGTTTTTGTTTTTAGAAGGGGATAACTGGTATCAGATAAAGGCAGGATTTCAAAAGGCAGAGGAAACATGGATTCGGATACATGAGGAGAGTTATCTTGTTGGGACAAAGGCTGAACTCACATATAACGAAGATCAAACGCTGGTTTTAAAGCTGGATATTGCTTTTTTAGAAGAAGCAGTCCGGCGGAGGATTAAGATTTTTTTTCGGAAAGAGGAGATAGAGATGAGATTCTTTGAAACTCCCGGAAAGGATCTGATCATGGAAGGACTTTCTTCGGTCATGAATGAGATGAATAACAATCTGATGTTTGGAAGACTAAAGGGAAAGAAGAGCGAAGAACTGATCCGTGTACTTCTGGAGAGGACGATTGAGCCTCAGGCAAAAGGAATATTCGAACGAATTATGTAA
- the srtB gene encoding class B sortase — protein MRKDKKKGGLLNTLLTLGILVCIGVFVFSGYKLFMIYQDYKAGEDEYKAVEAVAYGRSDQKQSNVGTVSVKAAPGQPDDMPPDVDFASLQSMNPDIVGWLVVEALDINYPIVQGKDNDQYLHTTFEKKKNFAGSIFMDYMNKPDFSDPHTIIYGHNMKNKSMFGKLKFIKEQEKYKDSRYFWILTPQHKYRYEIFSAHVTPVSGDTYTLFDIPDQQFVEYLNKMVQETQIPGIDHAFTTEDQAVTLTTCTGSDTSRFVVQGFLESTW, from the coding sequence ATGAGAAAAGATAAAAAGAAAGGCGGCCTGCTGAATACACTTCTCACACTTGGAATTCTTGTGTGTATTGGAGTGTTTGTATTTTCCGGATACAAGCTTTTTATGATTTATCAGGATTATAAGGCCGGGGAGGATGAATATAAGGCAGTCGAGGCAGTTGCTTACGGGCGGTCAGATCAGAAGCAATCAAATGTGGGAACAGTGTCCGTAAAAGCTGCACCCGGACAACCCGATGATATGCCGCCGGATGTGGATTTCGCGTCTCTTCAGAGTATGAATCCAGACATTGTCGGATGGCTGGTTGTGGAGGCTCTTGATATTAATTATCCGATTGTTCAGGGGAAGGATAATGATCAGTACCTGCACACAACATTTGAGAAAAAGAAGAATTTTGCCGGCTCTATCTTTATGGATTATATGAATAAACCGGATTTCAGTGATCCTCATACCATTATCTATGGGCATAATATGAAAAACAAGTCTATGTTTGGAAAACTGAAATTTATAAAAGAACAAGAAAAATATAAGGACAGCCGTTATTTCTGGATTTTAACACCACAGCATAAATACCGCTATGAGATCTTTAGTGCCCACGTGACACCGGTAAGCGGAGATACCTATACGTTATTTGATATCCCCGATCAGCAGTTCGTCGAATACCTGAATAAGATGGTGCAGGAAACCCAGATTCCAGGAATAGATCATGCATTTACCACGGAGGATCAGGCTGTGACACTTACAACCTGTACAGGGAGTGATACGAGTCGCTTTGTAGTTCAGGGATTTCTGGAGTCCACATGGTAG
- a CDS encoding DUF951 domain-containing protein: MERLDYQVGDIVTLKKPHPCGSRDWEILRVGADFRLRCTGCGHQIMISRKLVEKNTRKLQSKSMDD; the protein is encoded by the coding sequence ATGGAACGATTAGATTATCAGGTTGGGGATATTGTGACCCTGAAAAAACCACATCCTTGTGGAAGCAGAGACTGGGAAATCTTAAGAGTCGGTGCTGATTTCCGGCTCAGGTGTACTGGATGCGGCCATCAGATTATGATTTCCAGAAAACTGGTCGAAAAGAACACCAGAAAACTGCAGTCGAAATCCATGGATGATTGA
- a CDS encoding single-stranded DNA-binding protein, which produces MNKVILMGRLTRDPDIRYSAGENSTAVARYTLAVDRRFKRDGDQTADFINCVAFGRSAEFAEKYLRQGIRMVVSGRIQTGSYTNRDGVKVYTTDVVVEEQEFAESKKASEEHRSQSSGLDGFDNENSGQSQSQAPASADGFMNIPDGIDEELPFN; this is translated from the coding sequence ATGAACAAAGTTATATTAATGGGAAGATTGACGAGAGATCCTGATATTCGCTATTCAGCCGGAGAGAATTCCACCGCAGTGGCGAGATATACATTAGCTGTCGACAGAAGATTCAAAAGAGACGGGGATCAGACTGCGGATTTTATCAATTGTGTTGCTTTCGGAAGAAGTGCTGAGTTTGCTGAAAAGTATCTTCGTCAGGGTATCCGTATGGTGGTTTCCGGAAGAATCCAAACTGGAAGTTATACGAACCGCGATGGTGTGAAAGTCTATACGACAGATGTAGTTGTCGAAGAACAGGAATTTGCCGAGAGCAAGAAAGCAAGCGAAGAACATAGAAGCCAGTCATCCGGGCTTGATGGATTTGACAATGAAAATTCCGGGCAGTCACAATCACAGGCACCTGCGTCAGCGGATGGATTTATGAACATTCCGGATGGAATCGATGAGGAATTGCCATTTAATTAA
- a CDS encoding DHH family phosphoesterase, with translation MRNKNKFKIDGRLSFYLKWPFLLSVLLIAMNITIYMINKRAGVVMTLFVAVYILIAIELFYRSRPVILGDLITFAAQYGQVQNKLIKNLAVPYAILDAQGRLLWGNYKFLELTGKEKKYRKSITSIFPQITQDKLPDNGGESGVLIVYNQRNYRVNLKSVVIDDLIDKTDVLKVSGRDNHLVALFLFDETELNRYIKKYKEETMVPGYLYLDNYDEALESVEEVRRSLLTALVDRKINKYFHDIDGIVKKTEKDKYFFVIRQKSLDKMKEDRFSILEEVKKVNIGNKMAVTLSIGIGANTGTYAKDAEYAHIGIDLALGRGGDQAVVKEGDKTSYFGGKTQAVEKNTRVKARVKAHALKELMSSKENVVIMGHKMIDVDAFGSAIGIYRAARTLDKKAYIVIDTPTSSIRPLMKGYLDDNEYEDDMFISTHDAEEITNEDTMVVVVDVNKPSYTECEALLSLTKTIVVLDHHRQGNEVIQNSSLSYIEPYASSACEMVAEILQYFADGVRIRNIEADSIYAGIMVDTDNFMQKTGVRTFEAAAFLRRCGADVSRVRKLFREDMEDYRAKGETIMNAELYLDSFAISVCPSGYVESPTIVGAQAANELLNIVDVKASFVLTEYDNQIYVSARAIDEVNVQIIMERLGGGGHLNIAGCQFEGIDLQEAIKILKDMLKEMLDGGEI, from the coding sequence ATGAGAAATAAAAACAAGTTTAAGATAGACGGAAGATTAAGTTTTTATTTAAAATGGCCTTTTCTTCTTTCAGTTTTGCTGATAGCCATGAATATCACAATCTATATGATAAATAAGCGCGCAGGGGTAGTGATGACTCTTTTTGTGGCTGTCTATATTCTGATTGCAATCGAACTGTTTTATCGCAGCAGGCCGGTTATTCTGGGTGATCTCATCACGTTTGCGGCACAGTATGGTCAGGTTCAGAATAAACTGATCAAGAATCTGGCTGTTCCTTATGCCATTTTGGATGCACAGGGCCGCCTTTTGTGGGGAAATTACAAATTTCTTGAACTCACCGGAAAAGAAAAAAAATATCGTAAATCTATCACCAGCATATTTCCCCAGATCACACAAGATAAGCTTCCTGATAATGGAGGGGAAAGTGGTGTTCTGATTGTCTATAATCAGCGCAATTACAGGGTAAATCTAAAAAGTGTTGTGATTGATGATCTGATCGACAAGACGGATGTACTTAAGGTCAGCGGACGGGATAATCATCTGGTGGCGCTGTTTTTGTTCGATGAGACCGAACTCAACAGATATATTAAAAAATATAAAGAAGAGACGATGGTGCCGGGTTATCTCTATCTGGATAATTATGATGAGGCACTGGAAAGTGTTGAAGAAGTTAGGCGTTCTCTGCTGACTGCTCTGGTCGACAGAAAGATTAATAAGTATTTTCATGATATAGACGGAATTGTCAAGAAGACAGAGAAAGACAAGTATTTTTTTGTAATTCGGCAGAAATCCCTTGATAAAATGAAAGAGGATCGTTTTTCCATCCTGGAGGAAGTCAAAAAGGTAAACATCGGCAACAAGATGGCGGTTACTTTAAGCATCGGAATCGGTGCAAATACCGGAACATATGCCAAAGATGCCGAATATGCTCATATTGGAATTGACCTTGCTCTTGGAAGAGGCGGTGATCAGGCCGTGGTGAAGGAAGGAGACAAGACTTCCTATTTCGGTGGAAAAACGCAGGCTGTTGAGAAGAATACGAGAGTTAAGGCAAGAGTGAAAGCTCATGCTTTAAAAGAATTGATGAGCAGCAAGGAAAATGTTGTGATTATGGGGCACAAGATGATCGATGTCGATGCATTCGGCTCAGCGATCGGAATTTATCGGGCGGCCAGAACTCTGGATAAAAAAGCCTACATCGTGATTGATACGCCGACATCTTCGATTAGACCGCTGATGAAAGGATATCTGGATGATAATGAATACGAAGATGATATGTTTATTTCTACTCATGATGCAGAAGAAATCACGAATGAAGATACCATGGTTGTCGTAGTTGATGTCAATAAACCCAGTTATACAGAATGTGAGGCACTGCTCAGTCTGACGAAGACAATTGTCGTTCTGGATCATCACCGCCAGGGAAATGAAGTGATTCAGAATTCCTCGCTGTCTTATATTGAGCCTTACGCTTCTTCAGCCTGCGAGATGGTAGCAGAGATTTTGCAGTATTTTGCCGATGGCGTACGGATACGCAATATAGAGGCCGACAGCATCTATGCAGGAATTATGGTGGATACTGATAACTTTATGCAGAAGACGGGGGTGCGCACCTTTGAGGCAGCTGCTTTCTTAAGACGCTGTGGGGCGGATGTCTCCCGGGTTCGAAAGCTTTTCCGTGAAGACATGGAAGACTACAGGGCAAAAGGTGAGACAATTATGAATGCCGAACTGTATCTGGATTCATTCGCAATCTCTGTCTGCCCGTCAGGTTATGTGGAAAGTCCCACGATTGTGGGTGCTCAGGCGGCAAATGAATTGTTGAATATTGTCGATGTTAAAGCATCTTTTGTTCTCACAGAGTATGATAATCAAATCTACGTGAGTGCACGTGCGATCGATGAGGTCAACGTCCAGATTATCATGGAGCGACTTGGTGGCGGCGGGCATCTCAATATAGCCGGATGTCAGTTTGAGGGAATCGATTTACAGGAAGCAATTAAAATATTGAAAGATATGCTAAAAGAAATGCTGGATGGAGGAGAAATATAA
- the rplI gene encoding 50S ribosomal protein L9, with product MKVILLEDVKSLGKKGDMVKVSDGYARNMLLPKKLAVEANSKNKNEFKLKKENEDRIAQQNYEDALAFKKKIEALQVTLQIKIGEGGRAFGSVSTKEIADAVKKQLGFDLDKKKMQLSSPIKELGTTMVPVKLHKDVTAELKVVINEA from the coding sequence ATGAAAGTTATATTACTTGAAGATGTAAAATCACTGGGAAAGAAAGGCGATATGGTAAAGGTAAGTGACGGATACGCCAGAAATATGCTCTTGCCTAAGAAACTGGCAGTAGAGGCCAACTCAAAGAATAAAAATGAATTCAAGCTAAAAAAAGAGAATGAAGATAGAATTGCACAGCAAAATTATGAGGATGCTCTTGCCTTCAAAAAAAAGATAGAGGCACTACAGGTGACTTTACAGATCAAAATCGGAGAGGGAGGCCGTGCGTTCGGAAGTGTCTCTACAAAGGAAATTGCAGATGCAGTAAAAAAGCAGTTGGGGTTCGATCTCGATAAAAAGAAAATGCAGCTTTCCAGTCCGATTAAGGAACTTGGAACGACGATGGTTCCGGTGAAATTACACAAGGATGTCACGGCTGAACTTAAAGTTGTCATAAATGAAGCTTAA
- the dnaB gene encoding replicative DNA helicase, protein MEEALIKRILPHSVEAEQSVIGSMLMGREAISIACEILTGDDFYQHQYGIVFESIVELFNEGKPADLITLQNRLKEKDVPPEISSMEFVRDLLSAVPTSANIRYYASIVSEKSVLRRLIKLTDEISNECYLNREPVETILEDTEKKMFQLLGERNSEDFVPIRQVVMNSLENIEKASKVKGNVTGLATGFTDLDYKTSGFQPSDLILVAARPSMGKTALVLNMAQYIAFKQNKSVAVFSLEMSKEQLMNRLLSMESKVDSQSMRNGNLKDEDWAKLIESAGVIGDSNLIIDDTPGITVRELRSKCRKYKLEHGLDIVMIDYLQLMNGSGHGESRQQEISEISRSLKALARELDVPVIALSQLSRAVESRPDHRPMLSDLRESGAIEQDADVVMFIYRDDYYNKDSENKGIAEIIIAKQRNGPIGTVNLVWLPDYTKFANLQK, encoded by the coding sequence ATGGAAGAAGCGCTCATAAAGAGAATACTGCCACATTCTGTAGAGGCAGAGCAATCTGTAATTGGTTCAATGCTGATGGGGCGGGAGGCCATCAGCATTGCCTGTGAAATACTGACCGGTGATGATTTCTATCAGCATCAGTATGGAATTGTCTTTGAGTCGATCGTGGAGTTATTTAACGAGGGAAAGCCTGCCGATCTGATTACTTTACAGAATCGCTTAAAGGAAAAAGATGTGCCGCCGGAGATTAGCAGTATGGAATTCGTGAGGGATCTGCTCTCGGCGGTCCCTACTTCTGCTAATATCAGGTATTATGCGTCGATTGTCAGTGAAAAATCTGTTCTTCGCAGACTGATTAAGCTCACCGATGAGATTTCTAATGAATGTTATCTGAATAGGGAGCCGGTTGAGACGATTCTTGAGGATACAGAAAAGAAGATGTTTCAGCTGCTTGGCGAGCGAAATTCCGAAGATTTTGTGCCCATCCGTCAGGTGGTTATGAATAGTCTGGAGAATATCGAGAAAGCTTCCAAGGTGAAGGGAAATGTCACAGGGCTTGCTACTGGTTTTACGGATCTTGACTATAAAACCTCGGGATTTCAGCCGTCAGATCTGATTCTGGTAGCAGCTCGCCCCTCTATGGGGAAGACAGCACTGGTCCTTAACATGGCCCAATATATAGCCTTCAAACAGAATAAATCTGTGGCGGTATTCTCACTTGAGATGTCCAAAGAACAGTTGATGAATCGTCTGCTCTCCATGGAATCAAAAGTTGATTCACAAAGCATGAGAAACGGAAACTTGAAGGATGAAGACTGGGCAAAGCTAATCGAAAGTGCAGGGGTGATTGGAGATTCGAATCTGATTATCGATGATACGCCCGGCATTACCGTTCGTGAACTCAGATCGAAGTGCAGAAAATATAAGCTGGAGCATGGCCTAGATATCGTTATGATCGATTATCTGCAGCTTATGAACGGGAGCGGGCATGGGGAATCCAGACAGCAGGAAATTTCCGAGATTTCACGTTCATTGAAAGCACTTGCCAGAGAATTAGATGTACCGGTTATAGCATTGTCTCAGTTATCACGAGCTGTGGAGTCACGTCCGGATCATCGTCCGATGCTTTCGGATCTGCGAGAATCCGGTGCAATTGAACAGGATGCGGATGTTGTTATGTTTATCTACCGGGATGACTACTATAATAAGGATTCTGAAAATAAAGGAATTGCCGAGATTATTATTGCAAAACAAAGAAATGGTCCGATCGGGACTGTGAACCTTGTCTGGCTTCCGGACTACACAAAATTCGCAAATCTGCAGAAGTAA
- a CDS encoding MerR family transcriptional regulator, whose product MSRDIYTMTETSNLVEERASVLRYWEDELCLHIARNERGHRLFTSKDIRILFGIKELKKKGLQLKEIKEVVPMMYGDVFSEEDEERKTEFYRILEKLMREIKKTKRQEERYKRVDEAIRQHQIARRQVAATQENEKNEKTNRLGRLKSTKAKAVHKKEKKEQ is encoded by the coding sequence ATGTCGAGGGACATCTATACGATGACGGAGACCTCTAATCTGGTAGAAGAACGTGCCTCGGTACTTAGGTACTGGGAGGACGAGCTTTGCTTACATATTGCCAGGAATGAGAGAGGCCATCGTTTGTTTACTTCAAAAGATATCCGGATATTATTTGGCATCAAAGAACTCAAGAAAAAAGGGCTGCAGCTCAAAGAAATTAAAGAAGTTGTGCCTATGATGTACGGTGATGTTTTTTCAGAGGAAGACGAAGAGAGAAAAACAGAATTTTATCGCATATTAGAAAAACTGATGCGAGAAATTAAGAAGACGAAACGACAAGAAGAAAGGTATAAGCGTGTGGATGAGGCTATCCGACAGCATCAGATTGCCCGCAGACAAGTGGCCGCAACACAAGAAAATGAGAAAAATGAAAAAACAAACAGATTAGGCAGACTGAAATCAACGAAAGCGAAAGCAGTGCACAAAAAAGAAAAAAAAGAACAATAA
- a CDS encoding DUF362 domain-containing protein, with the protein MARMITDECVACGTCESECPVEAISAGDDKYEIDADTCIDCGACEEVCPTGAIKEAE; encoded by the coding sequence ATGGCACGTATGATTACGGATGAATGTGTTGCTTGTGGTACATGTGAAAGCGAATGTCCGGTTGAGGCAATTTCCGCTGGAGATGACAAGTACGAAATTGATGCTGATACTTGTATAGACTGTGGTGCATGTGAAGAAGTATGTCCGACAGGCGCAATTAAAGAAGCTGAATAA
- a CDS encoding adaptor protein MecA encodes MKIEKINDNQIRCTLTSDDLANREIKLSELAYGTDKAKNLFQDMMQQAQSELGFDSDNSPLMVEAIPVSPDSIMLIITKVEDPEELDTRFSKFAPDADDSFSASLPQMTGADDIIDIFHKLTEAKKNIQEKQDEEGKQSGKDTNVDLIRAFRFLSLDEVIDAAHGINGYFAGENSLYRDTNQDTFQLILHQGDSTPEDFNRVCNILSEYGTVTKVSAISEAYLREHDNQIIRRNALQQLMKL; translated from the coding sequence ATGAAGATTGAGAAGATTAATGACAATCAGATTCGTTGTACGCTTACCAGCGATGATTTGGCAAATCGAGAGATTAAACTAAGTGAATTGGCTTATGGGACAGATAAAGCTAAGAATCTGTTTCAGGATATGATGCAGCAGGCACAAAGTGAGCTGGGATTCGATTCCGATAATTCACCGCTTATGGTGGAGGCAATACCGGTATCACCAGACAGCATCATGCTGATCATCACCAAAGTCGAAGATCCGGAGGAATTAGATACTCGTTTTTCCAAATTTGCACCGGATGCGGATGATAGTTTCAGCGCGAGTCTTCCGCAAATGACCGGAGCCGATGATATCATTGATATTTTTCATAAGCTGACTGAGGCAAAAAAGAATATTCAGGAGAAACAGGATGAGGAAGGTAAACAATCCGGGAAGGATACAAATGTTGACCTGATTCGTGCATTCCGTTTTCTGAGCTTGGATGAAGTGATAGATGCAGCACATGGGATTAACGGATATTTTGCCGGGGAGAACTCTTTGTATAGAGATACAAATCAGGATACTTTCCAGCTGATACTTCATCAAGGTGACAGCACACCGGAAGATTTTAACCGTGTGTGCAATATATTGTCAGAATATGGAACAGTTACAAAAGTTTCTGCTATATCGGAGGCATACTTAAGAGAACATGACAACCAGATTATCAGAAGAAATGCACTTCAACAGCTGATGAAATTATAA
- a CDS encoding DUF1858 domain-containing protein: MAKVSKDMTIGELITLDENIPAILMRSGMHCIGCPASLGETLEEAAMVHGIDANDLQDQINDYLAETAAN, from the coding sequence ATGGCTAAAGTCTCTAAAGATATGACCATTGGTGAATTAATCACATTAGATGAGAATATCCCTGCAATCCTGATGAGATCAGGGATGCATTGTATAGGCTGTCCTGCTTCTCTTGGAGAAACACTGGAAGAAGCAGCTATGGTTCACGGAATCGATGCGAATGACCTTCAAGATCAGATCAACGATTATCTGGCCGAAACAGCCGCAAATTAA